Proteins from one Chitinophaga oryzae genomic window:
- a CDS encoding PhzF family phenazine biosynthesis protein, translating into MDIRFFQVDAFTNKPFSGNPAGVCLLETPLPDETMVAIAAENNLAETAFLLKQADGYSLRWFTPKLEIALCGHATLASAHVLWSNGLEPADMPLRFHTVRSGLLTATGKDHLIELDFPARTYEDVVLPTALRQLFQDNYSRAVYSHDRYIVELPVAGAVAQFVPDFHLLESYPVVITAPGDSDSPYDFVSRYFAVPLGVNEDPVTGSAHCCLARYWADKLGKTTFNAYQASARGGELEVELKGDRVLLRGEAVTVISGTFHVNHL; encoded by the coding sequence ATGGATATCCGCTTCTTCCAGGTAGATGCTTTTACCAATAAACCCTTCTCCGGCAACCCGGCCGGCGTATGCCTGCTGGAGACACCGCTGCCGGATGAGACAATGGTGGCCATCGCGGCTGAAAACAACCTCGCTGAAACCGCTTTCCTGCTCAAACAGGCCGACGGCTACAGCCTCCGCTGGTTTACGCCCAAACTGGAGATAGCGCTCTGCGGCCACGCCACCCTGGCCAGCGCACATGTGCTCTGGAGCAACGGGCTGGAACCTGCAGACATGCCGTTACGTTTTCATACCGTGCGCAGCGGCCTGCTGACCGCTACCGGCAAAGACCACCTGATTGAACTGGACTTCCCCGCCCGCACTTATGAAGACGTGGTGCTGCCTACAGCCCTGCGCCAGCTCTTCCAGGACAACTACAGCCGCGCAGTATATAGCCATGACCGTTATATTGTGGAGCTGCCGGTAGCCGGCGCTGTTGCACAGTTCGTGCCCGACTTCCACCTGCTGGAATCCTATCCGGTGGTGATCACCGCTCCGGGCGACAGCGACAGCCCGTATGATTTTGTGTCCCGCTATTTTGCCGTGCCGCTGGGCGTCAATGAAGATCCGGTGACCGGCTCCGCCCATTGCTGCCTCGCCCGCTATTGGGCAGACAAGCTGGGAAAAACTACTTTTAACGCTTATCAGGCTTCCGCAAGGGGAGGAGAACTGGAGGTGGAACTGAAGGGCGACCGTGTGTTGCTCCGCGGAGAAGCGGTGACGGTCATCTCCGGTACATTTCATGTAAACCATTTATAA
- a CDS encoding isocitrate lyase/PEP mutase family protein gives MSVFEQFKQLHHQDTPLLLSNAWDVASALVMQEKGIKAIATSSSAIADTLGYADGQNISFRELLHVVRRIVACVKVPVSADIEAGYSDTTEGMLANIDQLVEAGVAGINLEDSAPSGTRTLLPADDFVKKITAIKSHLAAKGQHLFINARTDTFLLDVPGKLEETFQRARTYAGAGADSLFVPFIKEPADIQAVVTATKLPVNVLAMKGLPGLDELTSLGVKRISTGGSMYWAQKRALGARLEQVMTDRNFESIF, from the coding sequence ATGTCTGTTTTCGAGCAATTCAAACAATTACATCACCAGGATACGCCGCTGCTGCTGAGTAACGCCTGGGACGTGGCCAGCGCCCTCGTAATGCAGGAAAAAGGAATTAAAGCCATCGCTACTTCCAGCTCCGCCATCGCCGATACGCTGGGATATGCCGACGGGCAAAATATCTCTTTCCGGGAACTGCTGCATGTTGTCCGCCGCATCGTGGCCTGTGTGAAAGTACCGGTATCTGCCGATATCGAAGCCGGTTACAGCGACACCACGGAAGGTATGCTGGCCAACATCGATCAGCTGGTGGAAGCGGGCGTGGCAGGCATCAACCTGGAGGACTCGGCGCCTTCCGGTACCAGGACCCTGCTGCCCGCCGACGATTTTGTGAAAAAAATCACGGCCATCAAAAGCCACCTGGCCGCCAAAGGACAACACCTCTTCATTAATGCCCGTACGGATACCTTCCTGCTGGACGTTCCCGGTAAACTGGAAGAAACGTTCCAACGTGCACGGACATACGCAGGGGCCGGAGCCGACAGTCTCTTTGTACCATTTATCAAGGAGCCAGCAGACATTCAGGCGGTGGTGACGGCCACTAAGTTGCCGGTAAACGTACTCGCCATGAAAGGACTGCCAGGCCTCGATGAACTGACGTCGCTGGGCGTAAAACGCATCAGTACGGGAGGAAGCATGTACTGGGCACAGAAGAGAGCGCTGGGCGCGCGCCTGGAGCAGGTAATGACCGACAGGAACTTTGAATCGATTTTTTGA
- a CDS encoding alpha-L-rhamnosidase-related protein: MRFHVYPLLILLCCISSLPGHSQLPPNPALLQNRWTASWISCPGIAQRAYGIYHFRKTVSLAAKPSKFIVHLTADNRYRFFVNGQAVCSGPARGDLYNWNYESVDIAPYLQAGNNTLAALVWNMGEHAPVAQVSNQTGWLLQGDSDAEKMVNTNNSWKVYHDTAYTPCSLDNGARMRSYMVVGPGDRVKGAAYPWDWEQSGYDDSGWQAASVLVHPASFGYDSDNRWTLVPRSIPLMEEVPERMGAVRRSSGITPAAGWPGRPGTLEIPAHQTVSILVDQTYNTSAYPQLTVSGGKASSIKMTYAEALFRNHQKANRNLVDGMEMIGNYDIFEPDGGEHRTFRPLWFRTYRYLQLDITTGDQPLRIDDLYGMRTGYPFEEKASFSCNDTTLTAIWKTGWRTARLCAGETYFDCPYYEQLQYEGDTRIQSLISLYVAGDDRLMRKAIHDFYCSRVPEGLTQGRYPSNRLQVIPPFSLFWVSMLHDYWMHRKDDAFLQQYLMAAQGVLDWYERHIDSSRMMLGPMQWWGFTDWNTAFPGGVPDGATNGHSAVISLQYAYTLQQAAALFAGFGKQALAQHYGRLAQQLTQSVYRQCFDLARNAMANTPEKKTFSQHAGIMAVLSGAIPVNQEQAVLRRLITDTSLSQATFYYRFYLNQALKKAGMAHQYYGQLQPWRDMLAMGLTTFAENPEPTRSDCHAWSASPNYDFLATICGIVPAKPGFARVKIAPAPGELQQVKGSMPHPMGEITVSLVRKGAHGITADITLPAGLDGVFVWEGKEKALHGGHQHFEIGLF, encoded by the coding sequence CAGCTGTCCCGGTATCGCCCAGCGGGCCTACGGCATTTATCACTTCCGCAAAACGGTGTCGCTCGCAGCCAAACCTTCAAAATTTATTGTGCATCTCACCGCCGATAACCGCTACCGTTTTTTTGTGAACGGCCAGGCCGTATGCAGCGGCCCTGCGCGCGGGGACCTCTATAACTGGAACTACGAATCGGTGGATATCGCGCCCTATCTGCAGGCTGGCAATAATACCCTGGCGGCCCTTGTCTGGAATATGGGCGAACATGCGCCGGTAGCACAGGTGTCTAACCAAACCGGCTGGCTGTTGCAGGGAGACAGCGATGCGGAAAAGATGGTCAACACCAACAACAGCTGGAAAGTGTATCACGACACGGCATATACCCCCTGTTCCCTTGACAACGGCGCCCGGATGCGCAGCTATATGGTCGTTGGCCCGGGCGACCGGGTGAAAGGCGCGGCTTACCCCTGGGACTGGGAGCAGTCCGGCTACGATGACAGCGGCTGGCAGGCCGCCAGCGTGCTCGTACATCCGGCTTCTTTCGGTTACGACAGCGACAACCGCTGGACGCTGGTGCCCCGCAGCATCCCGCTGATGGAAGAGGTGCCGGAGCGTATGGGCGCCGTACGGCGCAGCAGCGGCATCACACCCGCTGCCGGCTGGCCCGGCAGGCCCGGTACCCTGGAGATCCCCGCCCATCAGACCGTGAGCATACTGGTAGACCAGACCTACAACACGTCAGCCTACCCCCAGCTGACCGTGTCCGGCGGTAAGGCATCCAGCATCAAAATGACTTACGCAGAAGCGTTGTTCCGCAACCATCAGAAAGCTAACCGCAACCTGGTGGATGGCATGGAAATGATCGGCAACTACGACATCTTTGAGCCGGACGGCGGCGAACACAGGACTTTCCGGCCGTTATGGTTCCGCACCTACCGCTACCTGCAGCTCGATATCACCACCGGCGACCAGCCGCTCCGCATCGACGACCTCTATGGAATGCGTACCGGTTACCCCTTTGAAGAAAAAGCTTCTTTCAGCTGTAACGATACTACGCTGACGGCTATATGGAAAACCGGGTGGCGCACCGCGAGGCTCTGTGCCGGCGAAACCTATTTCGACTGCCCCTACTACGAACAGCTGCAATATGAGGGCGACACCCGCATCCAGTCGCTGATATCCCTCTATGTGGCCGGCGACGACCGGCTGATGCGCAAAGCCATCCACGACTTCTACTGTTCCCGCGTGCCCGAAGGGCTGACGCAGGGCCGCTATCCAAGCAACCGTCTCCAGGTGATACCTCCCTTCTCTCTCTTCTGGGTGTCCATGCTGCACGATTACTGGATGCACCGGAAAGACGATGCCTTTCTGCAGCAGTACCTCATGGCCGCCCAGGGCGTGCTGGACTGGTACGAGCGGCATATCGACAGCAGCCGCATGATGCTGGGACCAATGCAGTGGTGGGGGTTCACCGACTGGAATACCGCTTTCCCCGGCGGCGTGCCCGACGGCGCCACCAACGGGCACTCTGCCGTGATCTCCCTACAATACGCCTATACGCTGCAACAGGCGGCAGCGCTGTTTGCCGGCTTTGGTAAACAAGCGCTGGCGCAGCATTACGGCCGCCTGGCGCAACAGCTTACCCAAAGCGTATACCGTCAGTGTTTTGACCTTGCCCGTAATGCCATGGCCAATACGCCGGAGAAAAAAACGTTCAGTCAGCATGCGGGTATCATGGCGGTGCTGTCAGGCGCCATTCCTGTCAACCAGGAACAGGCTGTTCTCCGTCGCCTGATCACAGACACTTCGCTGAGCCAGGCTACTTTTTACTACCGTTTTTACCTGAACCAGGCGTTGAAGAAAGCTGGCATGGCCCATCAGTATTATGGCCAGTTACAACCCTGGCGCGACATGCTGGCCATGGGGCTTACCACCTTTGCAGAAAATCCGGAACCTACGCGCTCCGACTGCCACGCATGGAGCGCCAGTCCCAATTATGATTTCCTTGCTACTATCTGCGGTATCGTTCCGGCGAAGCCCGGCTTTGCGCGGGTGAAGATTGCGCCCGCGCCCGGCGAGCTGCAACAGGTAAAAGGCAGCATGCCGCATCCTATGGGCGAGATAACGGTATCGCTTGTACGAAAAGGTGCGCATGGCATTACCGCCGACATCACCCTGCCTGCCGGACTGGATGGGGTGTTCGTTTGGGAAGGAAAAGAGAAAGCGTTACACGGCGGCCACCAGCATTTTGAGATTGGGTTATTTTGA